The Polyangiaceae bacterium genome includes a region encoding these proteins:
- a CDS encoding DUF2249 domain-containing protein gives MLSVDNMAWSFRRAKTDVRQQQIVEATLALLADSPLDQLSTRQIARALGISQPALFRHFASRDELLMAVIAATQRQLGEIAESVLSEPVGPVEKLEALARALLRHLHRHPGLPRLLFANVASGEGPLFDALKQLYSMQRALVTELTREAQRAGEIDPSIDPRDAATLFVGMLQSITLIRRLDARPDPLEAEGARLLGIWLRGVRASSSALPALPVESLPVPEGLRALDVRPILEQGTDPLDAILEALAAVGPGGVLKLTAPFRPEPLLALLGGRGHALADQRLGPREFLVEVIHGGQPVPEDLRDLPAPEPMERVLVAVSALPPSGVYLARLPRNPRLLVPHLRERGLIHQIYEEPDGSALVRVYRPR, from the coding sequence ATGTTATCGGTCGATAACATGGCCTGGTCGTTCCGGCGAGCAAAAACCGACGTGCGCCAGCAGCAGATCGTCGAAGCCACCCTGGCGTTGCTCGCGGACTCGCCCCTCGACCAGCTGAGCACGCGGCAGATCGCGCGGGCCCTGGGCATCTCCCAGCCCGCGCTGTTCCGACACTTCGCCTCCCGCGACGAGCTGCTCATGGCCGTGATCGCGGCGACCCAGAGACAGCTCGGCGAGATCGCCGAGAGCGTGCTCTCCGAGCCGGTCGGACCGGTCGAAAAGCTCGAGGCGCTCGCCCGTGCGCTGCTCCGGCACCTGCACCGTCACCCCGGTCTGCCACGGCTGCTGTTCGCGAACGTAGCCAGCGGCGAAGGCCCGCTGTTCGACGCGCTCAAGCAGCTCTACTCGATGCAGCGCGCCCTGGTCACCGAGCTCACGCGCGAGGCGCAGCGGGCTGGTGAGATCGACCCGAGCATCGACCCCCGCGACGCGGCCACGCTGTTCGTGGGGATGTTGCAGAGCATCACGCTGATCCGGCGCCTGGACGCGCGCCCGGATCCGCTCGAGGCCGAAGGAGCGCGCCTGCTCGGCATCTGGCTGCGCGGCGTGCGCGCGAGCTCCAGTGCTCTGCCGGCGCTGCCAGTCGAGTCATTGCCGGTGCCCGAGGGCCTCCGGGCCCTCGACGTCCGACCGATCCTCGAGCAGGGCACCGATCCGCTCGACGCCATCCTAGAGGCGCTCGCCGCCGTGGGGCCAGGCGGTGTGCTGAAGCTCACCGCTCCATTCCGGCCGGAGCCGCTCCTCGCCCTGCTCGGGGGCCGCGGTCACGCGCTCGCGGACCAGCGCCTCGGCCCGCGCGAGTTCCTGGTCGAGGTAATCCACGGCGGGCAACCGGTGCCCGAGGACCTGCGCGACCTCCCGGCGCCGGAGCCGATGGAACGCGTGCTCGTGGCGGTGAGCGCGCTGCCGCCGAGCGGCGTCTACCTCGCCCGCTTGCCGCGGAACCCCCGGCTCCTCGTGCCGCACCTCCGCGAACGCGGTCTCATCCACCAGATCTACGAGGAGCCCGACGGCAGCGCGCTCGTCCGGGTGTATCGGCCGAGATGA
- a CDS encoding hemerythrin domain-containing protein, with product MSSASPGELFTHDHRRCDELWAELEAAADDSATARARFAAFAHAMRQHFAMEEEVLFPALEDATGMHGGGPTHIMRMEHAQMKGLLDQMASAMERGDLAGVLDQGDTLLMLIQQHNVKEEGVLYPIADNVLTSAWSELAERLKKYQG from the coding sequence ATGAGCTCTGCGAGCCCTGGCGAACTGTTCACCCATGACCACCGCCGCTGCGACGAGCTCTGGGCGGAGCTCGAGGCCGCTGCAGACGACTCCGCCACCGCCCGGGCGCGCTTCGCCGCGTTCGCGCACGCCATGCGGCAGCACTTCGCGATGGAGGAGGAGGTGCTGTTCCCTGCCCTCGAGGACGCCACCGGCATGCACGGCGGCGGACCGACCCACATCATGCGCATGGAGCACGCGCAGATGAAAGGACTGCTCGACCAAATGGCGAGCGCCATGGAACGCGGCGACCTCGCCGGCGTGCTGGATCAAGGGGACACGCTCCTGATGTTGATCCAGCAGCACAACGTCAAGGAGGAGGGCGTGCTCTACCCCATCGCCGACAACGTGCTGACCAGCGCGTGGTCGGAGCTGGCGGAGCGACTGAAGAAGTACCAAGGCTAG